A segment of the Bos mutus isolate GX-2022 chromosome 17, NWIPB_WYAK_1.1, whole genome shotgun sequence genome:
CCTGCTGCAGGGAACCCTTTCTCACTCCTGGGTGCCTGGGTGCCCACCCCGGGGTCTCGGACCTGGAAGCTTTTCTGTTCAGATGCAAAGTCCAGCCTTGTTGAGGGTCTGTGCTCAGACTGTGTCCCCTTCCCCACACCCCCTCTGGAGCCACCTGGCTGTTTCCAGGTCTCTAAAACCATCTTAGCATCCACCTTGAGGGCTTGGAGGACCCTGAGGTGCGAGGGGACGGGAGGTGGGCAGTCAGGTCAGGAGCCAGATGCAcccttttttctttcagaaacaaaCAGTGGGTCCATGTAGCTGCCGACACCCGCAGTCCGGGCCGGCCtgcctggggggctgggggaggtggtTCTAATGCTACAACGGTAACACCTTGTTACTCTCTGTCTCTGCGGTCAGGCACCTCTCACGTCACCACGGCAGAAAGATCACACGCTGCGATGCAGGCTCCGATGACAGAGTTTTTAGCAACAAGGTGTTGTTTAAGGTGCCTGCTGTGTTCAGACATGACGCTGCTGCCTGCTTGCAGATGAGGGCAGAGTGCAAACCCAGCCTTTATCTGCACCGGGAGCCTGACAGTCACGTGACTTGCTTCATACGCGCACATCGCGGAGGTGGTCTGGAACCTAACCCTCGAGGCCTCTGAGGTCTGCCTGCCCTGATCCTGTGCTTCGTTTTCTGCATTTTACGATGCGGAGACGAACCGAGGGCCTTCTGAACCCTGAAGCGGGCCCTCGCTCCCAGAGCTAACTCCGAGAGAGTGCTACTGTCTCCCCTGACGTGCTCCGGCTGCTGGGGCCAGCTGGTCTGAGCCCAGGTGCTCAGCCACTTCCATGGTCCCTGGCCCAGGCCATCTTCCCCGCCCTGATGGCTAGGGACCGCCCCGTGGCCCAGAGCCCCTAGGTCTAGTCAAACCATCCGATTCTCAGCTAGCCGCGGTGCCTGCCCACGGGAGCCACGCCGTCTGCCCCCTGGCCAGCCTCTGCCCCCTGGCCGACCCTGGGGGCTTCCCGAGTGGCCCTGGCATGGCGTGGCGTCTCCTCTTGGGAACCATGAGGAAGAGCCCCGCGCCTGTCATCCCGCCGCCCCTGATTACGAGACAGTCTCGCTGCCCGCCCTGTGAGGCCCGCACACCCTCTGCTGGAGAGAGCCCCACGCGGGTTCCGGCCACAGGCCCGTTGAGGCAGGAGCAAGGGGACGCGCTGGCCAGCGGGCTTCGGCAGGGGCCCTTCCGCCGCCTTCCTCGCAGAGGCCTGTCCCGGCGGCCCCACTCCGCACTCACCTCTCGCCGGGCCTTCCAGAGGAACATCTCGTCGGTGCGGCGGAAGGCCGCGCGGAGGGCCTCCGCGGGGTCCGCGGCCAGCTCCGGCCGGCGGGCGGCGACCGCGTGCACGTGCACGGATGCGTACCTGGCGGCGTCCGCTCCTCCGTGCCCGTCGAACACGGCGAAGTAGGCGCGGTCCACCGAGTCCTGGCGGGGAGTGCGGGGCGAGGTCACGGCCTGGGCGGAGCCGGGCGCTGGGGGACCGCACGGCCTCGCCACCAGACAGGCTGAGCTGGGGGCGGGTTGGGGGGTGGTCTTGGGGAGGACGACCCTCGGCAGCCTCAGTTTCTGCTCTGGCCCGGCTACGGGGGCGCGTGCACAAGGGCAGCGGCCCCAGACGGCTCTGGGGGGTGGGCCGGGGTAGAGCTCAGCAAGCAGGGGGCCGGGTGGGCGGGGCCCGGGCCTCCCCGGCCCAGCGCGGCGGGGACGATGAGCCCGGCTGCCCAGAGCTGGGCAGGTGCTTACGGCAGCCGTGGGCGTCCCACTTGCCTGGGCTCCGGCCGGTGGCCCCGCTGGGCACCAGGGTCCCCTCCCACCCCGGGCCCCCACTGACCTCCAGGCCGAAGAGCAGGTTGAAGGCGGGGAGGCACACATGCCGGTCCTCCATCCTGCGGCGGGCGTTGCGGATGGCGTGCGCGGAGACCAGCCACTGCCGCTGCGGGGCCCGGGCTGCTGCGGGCACCTGTTGTTGCCACTGGCCGCACGCCTGCCAGAGGCGGTCGAAGAGGCTCCGCGCCAGGCCCGCGGCGTCCAGCACTGAGGGGCAGGACCGGGGGCTGTTAGGGAGGCAACCCCGCGGACCCCTGGGGGCTCCCTGATCCCACCCCTGCTTCCCAAGACCCCTGGAGTCCATCAGCCTGACTGCCTGGCCCCCTGGGCACAGCAGCCTGAGGACCCCGCTCACAGCCTGTGTCGCCAGTTACAACATGCCTGGTTTggaaacacacacgcacacagggaGCCCCTGCCCGACTGCACGGCTGCGCCCCAAAGGAAAGAGCCAGAAACGCAAAAAGTTTAAGAACAAGCACAGGGCCGCTGACTGTGCATTAATGGAAACAATATACATCCAAACACAGAGTGAATTACGGTCTGTTTTCCCAATGAAGGACTAAGAATTAATCTGTTATTCTCACACACAGCACCCCGGACAGCGGtcagtggaaggaaggaaggaaggagctcCTGACGCACACAGGCCTGGTGACTCTCCAGGGAACCCCGCGCAGTGGAAAAAGCCCATCGTGCGTGACATCACTTATCTGCATCCTCGAATGATAAGAACATAGGGATGGGGGGCTGTCGGGGCTCAGGGTGGGGGCAGGCGGATGTCAGGGCGGCCACAGCGGTAACGTGACATCCATGTGGGATGAAGCTACGTCCAGGCCCTCTCGTGCTACTTCATCGGTTTCCACTGGGGGACAAAGATGCGGGGTCCTCACTGGCAGTTCTCACGACCGAGGCCACGGCTACCCGAGGGTCAAGTTGAATTTTAACAAGTTCAGGGATGGAACGGAAATCGACTTTGCAAACATATGAAGTGCTTCCGtcacaatctttttaaaaaatcaacactaaggggaaaaaatgtgaaaatgagaGACAGAGGGGAAATTCCACATTTGATCATGAGAACGTGGACACCTCCGACCCACGTGGGCCCAGAGGATTTCAGAGGCAGGAAAGTCACAGACCCCACAAGCTCAGCAGCGGATGTCTGCAGGGCGGGGTCCCGGGCCAGGCTTTTCCTTAAGGACACTGTTTGGTGCTTTCCCCATTTCCCACTGCAACCAGaggctggttttgtttttttggctgtgttgggtctcagttactgcatgtgggatctagttccccgccCAGGAAAtcgacccaggccccctgcatggggaccGTGGGGGTCTCAGCCACCACCAGGAATCCCATAGTGGGGCCCAGCTCTCTGGGACGGGGCGGGCAGAGGCTCTCCCCGCCCTGCCACACCTCTGCCCCCGGCAGGGGTTCTTAGAACTCCCGAGCAATGCCAGTTTTGCAAGAATGGCTTCAAGGGACAGACTTGCCTGCACTCCACTCCCATGACAGGGGTGAGCTGATGAGCGTGGCAGGCCCAGGCCTGCTTGGAGGGCAGGGCCGGCTGAGCCGGTCCCCCCTGCCCCGGCCCTCGGAGCCCCCAGGCCTGGCTCTGGGCTGTGAGCCGCACCAGCTCCTTTCCGCCAGCAGGTGGTGCTGGCTTCCTGCCGAGGGGCCAGGGGCATTTGTGGGCTGGCTGGCAGGCTTGGCAGAGGACAAAGGCAGTCTATCATCACCCGCCTGCCAGCCTTGGGGCAGGAATGCGTGGCGGGGCTGGGCTGGAATGCGGCTGGGCAGGGAGCCAGGGAAAAGGCCGCGTGTGTGTCCCTGTGCCCTGCATGTAGCACTGATGCTGGGGGCAGTGATCACGTCAGGCGGTGCAGGTGCCAGGTAACCCCTGTAACGTGTAACGGAGCAAACCGACGTGCCGTGCGTTCACGTTACACGTCACAGCTCAGTTGCGTCTCAATTAAAACCAAGGACAAAGCAGCAGTGGGTCGGGAAGGGGCACGAATGGAGAAACCTGTGGAGGCTCTCGCCGCCTGCTCCCCAGGGCCGGACCCCGGGACCCACCCTGTCCCCGGCAGGCATCCCACCTGACCCCCGCACCCTCCCCAGCCTGGTGAGCACGCAGGAGCCCAGGCCCTGCTCAGGGTGGGCCCACCAGACGCGCCCCACAGCCTGGCCCAAGGCTGCAGTCCTGGTGCAACCTGAGCTGACCTCCACCCCGGGGAAAAAACTACCAGGAAAGCGACTGAAGAGCCTGCAAAACAGGGCCTGCCCGGTGGGAGGCTCACTCCTGGCTGGGCTCCTCCGGGTGTGGACTGCAGGCTCGGGAGCAGGGCACTGGCTCTCAGGGATCCCCGAGTCACCGCCCGGCCGGGTTCCCAAAAGTTCACAGCTGAGACACGGCCTGGACTCTCAATTTTCTACCCCTGGACCCTGCGGCTGCCCCCGAAGCCAGCTCCCACGTCACCACCGTGTCGCGCAGAGGTGGGAGGGCAGGCCCGCGAGGGCTGCAGGCACCCCGGGCTCCTCCGGACAAGGCTGTCCACCGCCCAGGCTGCGCGGCTCGTCCTGCACGCTGGGGAGGCCTCTCCTGGGGCTTGGACTCTGCCACCCTGTCATGAGCCCGGCGCTGCCCACCCGTGAAACGGGAAAGCAAAGGAGGCCAGGTGGCCTGACGCTCCCCCGCAGCCTGTTTCCCACGAAGCCCCTGGGGCCCCGGAGCGGGAACTCACGTGTCACAGGGGCCTTCTCCTCCGCTCTGTCCCCTCTGTCCCcgtcttcctcctcctgctccgGCAGCTTCCTGAACTCAGAGAGGTCAGACTGCAGCAGCTGGGAAACCGCCTCGTGGGCCAGGCAGGCGGCGAGTGATGGCGGCGCGCTCCTGGGGACGGGGGCCTGGAGTCAGGGGCCCGTTCCTTGCAGGAGTTGGGACCCTGGGGTCTGCCCCGCACTCCAGGGACAACCCTGGCCCCCTTCCCCTCAGGGAGGTCCTTCGGGAGCCGGATGGCCGTCCAGGCAACACCATTTACGGGGTGGTGCCTCGctggggctggtgggagggggACCCACGGACGTGTGAGCTGAGTCTACTGGACGAATGGCCTGACGTCCAGCCTCAAGACAGCTCCTGGTCCCCAATACCAGCCGGGATCCCTGGGGGTCAGGGAGCCCTACGAATCGAGTTGTGTGTGTTACGGAGTCTAAGCCCAGCGCCTCGGCACGTGACCAGGCGTGGAAGCTGGGCTGTTGTAGAAGCTACCAGTTATGACAAGGTCCCCCGGGAGGGAGGGGCGCGGATGCAGTCATGCTGTCATCCTTACTGAAGGGGGAAACGGGGGCAGAGACCCCAGGGAGACACCCTGCGAAGACTGGTGAGCGGATCTCCAGCTGAGGACTGCCAGCAACGGCCAGAGGGACCGGCCCCGCAGACACACGGCTCCGGGACCCCGACCTCCGGAATCTTGGGAAAACATGGCTGTCGTTGAGGCTGCCCAGCCCATGGTGCTTTGTTGCCGCCCCAGGAAAGCAATCCGGGGAGTGCCACACCCACGGGCTGTGAGCCCCCGTCACACGGGGTCCCGGGGGAAGCAGGCCGTCCAGGCAGCTGGGGAAGGGGGCTCTGGGGAGGCAGCTGCCAGGGTGACAGGGTCATGTCCTTGGtgtggctggagaagggatgtgACACCATCTGACCAGGCTTTTTCAGGCCGGCCTGGCCTCGCCGCGAAGGGCGGGCCTGGCAATGGACCGGAAGGGACGGGGCTGCCGTGTGGGGCAGGGACCGGGTGGGTCCGCCGTACGTCTCAGGCTCCCCGGAGGCCAAGCGGCCTGGGGCACGCGGGCACGCGGTCTGGGCGGGAGAATGGGGTGGGGCAGAACGGCTGAAGGGGGCTGGGGAAGTGGGGTGATGCCAGGGGTGCCACCTGGAGCCAAGTCTGGGAAGCGAGACCGGGCTGGCTGCTTCCCAGGGCAGACAGGCTGCGCAGAGCTGAGGGTCAGCGCAGGCtagggtggggagcaggaggggccaggaggcctcccggcaggagaagagggttgcACGAGGGCTCCGGGAGGCCTAGGGTGGAGAGAGCGAGGCCAGCAGGAAGCAGTATGGGAAACTCTCACCATGGGCTCTGGGGCGTGCGGGCACAGCCCCCAGACTCAGGGACCGGATCCCACCATGGAAGGCCCCAGCTCTCTGGGTCCCAGGGCTGGCATCCTGGCCTGTCCCCGAGGCCAGGCACACCCAAGGGCAGCTGGGCACTGTGCTGGGCGGAACCAGGCCCTCCCGACGGCTGGGCGGGTGTGTCCCCCTGGGCAATCTCTGGTGAGTCTGCAGAGGGCCTGAGGGAGCTGCTGGGATGAGTCTGtcgtctttttttaaaaatgagaagctGACTCAGGGGCACAGCCCCTGGAACCCGCCTTTGAAAAACAGCCAGCCGAGACCTGAGGAGCATGCTCCTTGGCCCCACGGGGATCTCCTGCCTTGAGCTGGGCCCCCTTTCCCGGTGGGGAGAACTGTGCTTCTGCTCCCGGGTCCCAGTGTGGGGCGAGGCCACAGCGGCTTCCTGTGACTGGGAGCCCTGGTGGGGGGGTCAGGGAGGTGGCTTCCGGCCTTGGGGACAGGACAATGTCTGGCTGTGGGCCCCGCCCGGCACCCCGCGGCCACCAAAGACTCCAGCGAGGATGCCTTACGACAGGCACCAGGTACCCAAGAAACGAGAACCGCTCCGGTCCACCGCCTGCCGGGTTCCCAGGGAGCCCGCAGGCCCGCGGCAGAGATGGAACTGCCTCTCAGTGACTGCGGGTTCCGGCCTGCCCGGGGGCCTGGGACGTGACCCctgacgaggaggaggaggaggaggctctcACGCAGGATCCATTCACAACCAGCACACTTGGGCCTGGACGCCCAAGCGCCTGCACACGGGCTTCTGGGTGTGCAGGTGGGCGCTGATCGCCAGACGGGAGACACACGGAACAGCCGTGTCCACACAGGAAAGAAAAGCTGGGGACGACGAGAGCAACAGAAAGCAAGTCCATTCAAACGGCTGGAGGGCCTTCCCCGCTGGGGGCTTGGGTGCTGTCCCTGTTCGGGGAcctgagatcccacaggccgcatgatgcagcccaaaaaaaaaaggctggaaaataggacttttaaaataatgcGTTTCAAGGTCCTTCGAAGGGCGTCCCTggctgctcagtggtaaaggatccacctgcccaCACGGGAGACGTGGACTCGGTCCCTGGCGTGTGAGCTCGTGCGCGCCGGCAGGGGTGGGTAACGAAGCCCCCGTCAGCGCACCtactgggcctgtgctctagggcgACTACCGAAACCCGCTCGCCTGGGAGCCCCTGTTCCACAGCAGGAGCAGCCCCCGCTCCCGCACCcggagaaaagcctgtgcagctcGAGACCCGACACAGCCAGAAACAACAGAAAGAATGTGGAGACGACTGTTCAAGGTGGAGGATTCCCTGGCGGTCTGGCCGCTAGGACTCTGCGGTCTCCCTGCAGAgggtgaaggttcaatccctggtcgggaactgaGATACCGCCAGCTCTGCGGCTGTGACCCCCGACCTCTCACCCGTCACCAGCTGCAGGCCTGCACTGTCCGCCCGCATGGACGCCTCGGGCCGACCCCCGTCTCTGGCTCAGGCCCCTCCCTGGGCAGGAGGGTCCTCTCGCCCTGTTCAGGCCTGGCAGGGACAGCGGCCCAAGGGGCTGCTGCGGGCTCGGGGCCCTTGAACATCCCTTCCACCCCCCAAGTGCCACTGTGGTGCCCGGCCCCTCGTCTCGCCCCCCCGTCCAGCCCCCCAAGCCCCAGTGTGGCCTCAGCCAGCCCCAGGCCCGCTCAGCTCCCCTGGTGTGCCTCTGAACTAGTTCCCCAAAGTAAGAGCAGCCAGCCTCACCCTCTGCATGCACCACACAGACAGACAGGCCACCCGCTTTCGGACCCGCGGCCGTCATGCCCCCGCGGCCGACTGGACAGGCCTCGGGCCCCTCCCGGCAGTCGCCGGGGCTGCAGGGCAGGAGCTGGCCTGCCTCCAAGGACGCCGAACGCCAGCACTGGGGGTGAACAGTGATGGGTGAGGCCTCTGGGAGGGATGAGGCTCTGAGGCTGCCTTGTCCCCCAGCCCTACCCACAACCCTCTCCTTGGGTGGCCCGTGGCTCTCGGTTTCCCTGACTCCCGCTAAGCTGCTCACGTCCCTCTGACCTCAACTTCGTGGCCTGGGCAGTGGGGACGCGGCCACCGCCACTCGGGTCTGGGTGGCTGGGGGACAGCGTGGCCTCGGGCCAGCCTCTGAGCCTCTGCCGCCCCGTCTGTGAGGGGACAGAAAGGCGACTTCGCGCCAGTACCCACGAGGGGATGGACTGAATCCCCCGGGAAGACCCGCCGAGGCCCCCGGTCAGAGGGGAGCCTGCCGGGGAGCAAGGCCTCGGCAGGTGGGGGACGGGGCACACGGGGGCAGGGCCCCCAGCCCCACGGGACGGGCGCCTTCACAGGGAGAGAGGCACAGACGAGGGCCCCAGCACACTCACGGCCGGGCTGGGCACATGCCGACGGGCCAGGTCGCACGTGGGGTCGGGCTGCACTCGCAGCTGAGACCAAGGTCGGGGCGGCCCTAACTGCCGGCCGCCTGGGTGCGCAGACGGGGCCCTCGCGTTGATCAAAGACCCCCACCCCGCAGGCTGCAGCCCCAGGAAACCAAGGTGGCTGGTGGTGGGGGGATTCCCATGTGCAACATGATCGGCAGGAGAGGAAGGTGCGAGTGAAGCCGACAGGGTGGGAGTCATGGTCCtggccccccccgccccaccgcccCTGGGTCCCTCTCCCCGCCCCTGGGTGCCTGTTGGGCTCCCggtcccctgcccctgccccacccctgggtCCCCATCCCGCACCCACACCGCTCACCGGCTGCTCAGGAAGCCCATCACCACCTCGGCCAGCTCGCCCTCCGCCTCCTCGAGGGTCAGCACCGGCCCTGGCACCTTCCATGGCAAGGGGCTCTCTGGGCTCAGTGGAGCCGGGAAGTCGCAGAGGAGCGTGTCCAGGAAGCCGGGGGTCTCCTCTGCCATCTGGCCGTTCTGTTGTGGGGCCCCCGAGGCCATGCCCAGGGCATCGGGGGGGCAGGGGAGCTGCTGCCGGGGTCCTCGGTCTTCTCTCTGCAGGGAGACGCAAGGGTCAGCGCCCGGGGCTGGGGGTGACCGTGCCCACACCCTGCAGCGCTGAGTGCCCACTTTTCCCTGCTTCCCCTTGGAAGCCGGGGCCACACCAAGACCGGGGCTCCAGGCGGAAGGGCAGGGCCACCCACCCTCGCACGCAGTTAGTTCTGAGGCCCATGTGGGAGGGACAAACCCTGATGGGGGATCTGAGGGGCCTAGAGGGGTGGATTCTGGAGACAGACCCGGGTGTGGGTGTGGTGCAGAGGGATCCCGGCTGGAAGCAGAAGGCGTGCTCCTGGCAGAGAACAGCCTGAGAGGTCAGAGGCAGGCAggagtggggctggggccagggcccGGAGGCAGGCGGACGCGGCCTGTGGCCTGTGCAGGGGGTTCATGTGCCCCGGCGGCCGCCAGAGGCAGCCCCGTGGTGCAGCAGAAGGCTCCCCCAGGACACTCGGGGCCTGCGGGAGGTGGTCAGGCCTTCCGTCCTCCCAGGAGGAGTCCCAGGCCTCCTGAGGCTTAAAGGGCTTGACCACGGGGTAAGTGTCCCCAAACATCCCAACTGTCCTGGGCTTTGAATGGCTGGAGGATGGGGGACCCGGGGGCCCCCAACCCTCTGAGGATCAGAGCTCCTAACTCTGCATGAGTCTCTGGGAAGGACGGGTGGGTGTGGGCTTGGGGGAAGGGAAGCAAGACGGGTGATGAGCGGAGGGTCTGGGGGGCAAAGAGAGGTAAGTTAAGAAACacatggagcaggaaatggcaacccactccagcggtcttgcctggagaactccatggacagaggctacagtccatggggtcacagagagctggacacgactgagcgactgactcgCACGTCCGTTCTATGGCGCTGTCTCTGTCCTTGCGTAGAGACATGTGTCTTTAGGAGAAACACGAAGGCAACTTACAACGCCCTTTCATATTTAAGAAGAGAAGGTTCTGGGGACAGGCTCAACGCCCTTTCGTATTCAAGGAGAGGAGGTTCTGGGGACAGGCTCAACGCCCTTTCGTATTCAAGGAGAGGAGGTTCTGGGGACAGGCTCACGCTCACAGTCAGCCCCCATCTGCTGACAATGAGGGATCACAACGCAGCCCCCGGCCCAGAGAGCACACGGGGCAGAAACGAGAGCACCACGCAGTGGCGCAGGCCCGGCTCCCTGCAACTCCAAACCCTGAAATCGCTCGTGAGTTGTGTGATCAGGGTCAAACGGGAGACAGCCGCTCGCAAACCTCCCAGGACTGGAGGGCGGCACACAGCGGCGATCCGGAACCTTCACCTTCCACCTCGCTGCCAGGGCGGCCTTGGGGGTGTTTGGGGGCCTGGCCTGGAGACGCTGTTCCCTGGGCCTGGAGCCCACTCCCCTCTGCAGCAGCTGAGCCCGGGCTCCGCTCTGTGCCCAGCGCCCCTTCCCCTGTGGGGTGCTGGCTGGCGACTCTCCTCGGAGGGGCAGGTGGGCATTACCAGCACCCCAGCTTTGCTTTCACAGCACCCGGCAGGACAAAGGGCCGGAAATGAGCAGGACGCGGCGCAGCCTTCCCCGGGACACCCGGGGTAAGGGACGGGGCGGTCTCCTTCCTGTCCATGCTCTTCTCGACCGGCTCCGGGATCCAGGGCGCGTCCCATGGCAACGGGAGCCCAGGTCGAGAGACGGCAGGAGGGAGGCAGCCCTGGAGGGTGGGCCGGGGCCCTGGGCTCTCCCGGGACCACCCAAGGAGCTGGTCTGTGAGGACGGAGCCTGGTCACCGCTCAGCAGGCCGGCAGGACGCGGCAGGGCCAGGCCGGGTGTGAGCACCGGTGGGAGGGGGCTGGTGAGAGGCCGGGGCAGGACCCGGGCCTGAGGACCTGCAGGGGGCGAGGGAGGGACCCTGGGCTGCTCGACCCGTCTGGCCCAGCGTGGCCCGTGGCCAGGCCCTCTCGCTCTTGCCATGAGGCCCCCCAGGCTCCGCTTGCAGTGGAAATAACGACGCTGCCGCCTAACACCCGCAGGGGACCAGGGCGGTGCGGGCCCCTCAGGGGCCTCTGGCCCCTCCTCTCACCGCCCAGATGCGGCAGAGAAAGGGCCGAGCCAGCTACCCAGGGTCCCCGTCACGGGCCTGGCTCCCAGCCCACTCCTCGGGGGCTGCTGACCTCGGGGGCTGGCCACTCCCAGACCCCTCCCTCATCTCTGCGCCCGAGACCCCGAGACCCGCGCGCTCTGCCCCACCTTGGCCGAGAGCCCCACAAAGTCTTCAGGGTTCTACAGCCCTTCTGCTCACACCTGACTTGTCAaagtccatttttcttttcctttttccatttaaaatatctaCTTTCCTCTAGTTTAGCCATCTTGACTTAGAAGCTCAACTCGCATATTTGTAAGCCTGGGTTTTTCTCCACCACATAGACAAGGCAGCTACTTGTGGCCTCCTGCTTGATTTCCCaacaagagggaaaagagaaagagagcctTAGGAAGGGAAAACTGCACCACTGTTACAAAAGCATCGTCTTCATTGCTGCAAACTTTTCTGTAAGTGGAGAGTCTTATTTCTTCATTCTTATATTCATAGCCAGTGGGAAGAGTACGGTGGAAACCTTTCCAGATCTTTTCCTATGtgtatattttcttgtttttaatacatttaaggTAAAGCAATGTGTATGCTccgtcaagtctgactctgtggccccatggactgtagcccgccaggctcttctgtctatggaaccTTCCGGGCAAggatcctggaatgggttgccacttcctgctccagaggatcttcctgatgcgggtcgaacccgcatctcttgtgtctcctgcattggtacaTGGATTCCTTGCCActagtcccacctgggaagcccaaggaaagtATACATAACACAGGATttatcattttgttcattttaagtgtgggtttccctgatggctcagtggaaaagaatccacctgtcaatgcaggggacgaggattcgatccctgggttgggaagatcccttggaaaaggaaatagcaacccactgcagtattcttgcctggagaatccccctggacagaggagcctggcgagctccagtccacggggtagcagagagcgagacacgactgagcaactaagcagcaacACACGACTGCAGCTCATCCTCTACTCGTTTCAAGCGCGCGGTTCTGCCGCACGAAGCGCGCTCATGCTGTGCAAACACGCTTTCACAGGACTGACTTCTCATGAGACTGTAGCCTgtcccccaccatccccaccgGGTCTCCGGGTGTAGCAGCACCCTCTATGCGAGGCCCCTTTGAACACAGCTGCTGGCAACATGAGGGTGGAGAGGCGGGTGTCAGCTTCCTCCCAACACCCTCCGCAGGTGCGGCCTGAGGCCTGGCCCCTTAAAAGAGGAAGCTAAGACACTCGGTGGAACATGGTGGGCAGCAGACAGGTCCTACAGACAGTGCTGGCTTTGGGCCACATCAGAAAGGAATTCTAGGAATGAACCTACGGAGGTTGGCCTAGCGGCCTGCGTCCTGTTTACCTCTCACGACTGTGCTGACTACAAGCCTGGACTCAGCCACTCTGCAGTGAAGAAACAGGCTCCGGGAGGGTCAGCAAACCCCCACGGAGGCCGCACAGGCAGGAAACGGCCAAGCCGGGATCAGGTGGGGTCATCCCGGCCTTTGTTATTCCCAGCTCAGTGGCAGGAGAAAAAGACTTGAAATGTGACCATCGGCCGGATATGGCAGGAAAGGCAGAAATGAGCCTCCAGTTCTATGTCCTGCGGCCCGGGGGGCACAGCTCGCCCTCGGAGCCTGCCCCAGGGTATGTCAAGAGGACGTGTGTCACCCAGCACGTGTCACTAAGGGCACGGTCCCCGCTGGGTGCcaggctgcagggcaggggcCAGCACCGTCGGGAGGGCCTGGCGCTATTAGGCCTGGCACGAAGACCCCCACTACGGCCAGCTGCCACTCCCCTGCtgcacagagaggctgaggggCCCGGCTGAAGCCGCACAGCTGCAGCGCGGGGCCTGAGCCTGGGGTTCCATTGCACACGCGTCTGGCTAACGCCACTCCACGCAGCCCGAGCGCTGGGTGGAAACGGAAACACTCGGATACACTCCGGGCCGGGCCCGGATcgggcgggggggggcgggggggcgctGGGGCGGCAGCTGCGGCCCGGCAAAGGTGCGGGGGGCTTGCTGGGGTAGGGGTCTGGGCCAGGGGTGCGGAGGGGAGCGCGGGACCCCGGGCAAGCGGGCGCGTTGCGCCTCGGCCCTACACCGCGCGCCCCGGCTCGGCTCGGAGCTCCCCGCCGCACCCCCGGGCGCGCAGCCCCCAGGCCCGCCCCGGGCCCCCGA
Coding sequences within it:
- the PPM1F gene encoding protein phosphatase 1F: MASGAPQQNGQMAEETPGFLDTLLCDFPAPLSPESPLPWKVPGPVLTLEEAEGELAEVVMGFLSSRSAPPSLAACLAHEAVSQLLQSDLSEFRKLPEQEEEDGDRGDRAEEKAPVTLLDAAGLARSLFDRLWQACGQWQQQVPAAARAPQRQWLVSAHAIRNARRRMEDRHVCLPAFNLLFGLEDSVDRAYFAVFDGHGGADAARYASVHVHAVAARRPELAADPAEALRAAFRRTDEMFLWKARRERLQSGTTGVCALIAGNTLHVAWLGDSQVLLVRQGQAVKLMEPHRPERQDEKDRIEALGGFVSHMDCWRVNGTLAVSRAIGDVFQKPYVSGEADAASWELTGSEDYLLLACDGFFDVVPHQEVASLVRSQLAGPQGSGLRVAEELVAAARERGSHDNITVVVVFLRDPQDLLEPEPDAPRS